One Acanthochromis polyacanthus isolate Apoly-LR-REF ecotype Palm Island chromosome 6, KAUST_Apoly_ChrSc, whole genome shotgun sequence DNA segment encodes these proteins:
- the LOC110959243 gene encoding protein-L-isoaspartate O-methyltransferase domain-containing protein 2 yields MGGAVSAGEDNDDLIDNLKEAYYIRSDLVERAFRAIDRADYYLDEYRDNAYKDLAWRHGNIHLSAPCIYSEVMEALDLHPGLSFLNLGSGTGYLSTMVGLILGPFGVNHGIELHADVIEYAYQKLDSFIKTSDSFDKFEFCEPSFVAGNCLEIPPESRQYDRVYCGAGVQKEHEDYMKNLLKVGGILVMPLEEKLTKITRTGSNSWETKKIISVSFAPLVLPKHSTNGKPKTVPLPKYEVRTLQELARICIRHTLRVTTDGGDSQSRGRGSSFSVGRGLAVAGLHKYGPRFKRRRVHRRHCNALVLATRQVVASSGIGPAPLDSNNNQDEEEAGEREARRPARGSRRSGRGSGGGSVVEEEEAVEEEDEEEEQEEEEEKETGELLRPQPAVNLLRERILGLPLPEPLKMYLLYYREK; encoded by the exons ATGGGTGGAGCTGTGAGTGCCGGTGAGGACAATGACGACTTGATTGACAACCTGAAGGAGGCTTATTACATCCGCTCAGACCTGGTGGAGCGAGCATTCAGAGCCATCGACCGGGCCGACTACTACCTGGACGAATACCGGGACAACGCCTACAAG gACTTGGCGTGGCGACATGGAAACATCCACCTTTCTGCTCCGTGTATCTACTCTGAGGTGATGGAGGCTCTGGATCTCCATCCTGGACTCTCCTTCCTCAACCTGGGCAGTGGGACCGGATACTTGAGCACCATGGTCGGCCTCATACTGG GACCATTTGGAGTGAATCATGGGATCGAGTTGCATGCAGATGTGATCGAGTACGCCTACCAGAAGCTCGATTCCTTCATCAAAACCAGCGACAGCTTCGACAA GTTTGAGTTCTGTGAGCCGTCCTTCGTGGCCGGTAACTGCCTGGAGATCCCTCCAGAGAGCCGACAGTACGACAGAGTTTACTGTGGAGCCGGAGTGCAGAAGGAACATGAAGATTATATGAAGAACCTCCTGAAGGTGGGAGGAATCCTGGTGATGCCTCTGGAGGAAAAG ctgaCCAAGATCACCCGTACAGGATCCAACAGCTGGGAGACCAAGAAGATCATCTCGGTGTCCTTCGCCCCTCTGGTGCTCCCCAAACACAGCACCAACGGAAAACCCAAAACCGTTCCACTAC CCAAGTACGAGGTCCGGACGTTACAGGAGCTGGCTCGTATCTGCATCCGCCACACCCTCAGAGTGACCACGGATGGAGGCGACAGCCAATCCCGCGGCCGAGGCTCCTCCTTCAGCGTGGGCCGCGGCCTGGCGGTGGCCGGTCTCCACAAGTACGGGCCTCGCTTCAAACGCCGGCGGGTCCACCGGCGCCACTGCAACGCCCTCGTCCTCGCCACCCGGCAGGTGGTGGCCAGCAGCGGCATCGGCCCCGCCCCGCTGGACAGCAACAACAACCAGGACGAGGAGGAGGCGGGCGAGAGGGAGGCGAGGCGGCCGGCGAGAGGCAGCAGGAGGTCTGGACGAGGAAGCGGCGGTGGCAgcgtggtggaggaggaggaggcggtggaggaggaggacgaagaggaagagcaggaggaagaggaggagaaggaaactGGCGAGCTGCTGCGACCACAGCCGGCCGTCAACCTCCTGAGGGAGCGAATCCTCGGCCTGCCGCTGCCAGAACCGCTCAAGATGTACCTGCTGTACTACCGCGAGAAGTGA